The following coding sequences lie in one Vibrio toranzoniae genomic window:
- a CDS encoding tetratricopeptide repeat protein, with protein MIKKSLATAVALFISTSALISTSAMAANSVQQTVDAPAQNINQVLEMTDTQTRIQQLSYMAQDQNQSIENRTGALQELASYPSQNALVAVARSLKDQDPEVREASVIGSEPYQLEHRWALVSPLLKDSDTMVRHTATSNLIRDFNALDDQQKAQIEPPVKELISFLETQESEKYQLLFADVLRWHNEWDKAETVYLDLSKMHKKEPQVWLSYADNFRAQKKDQQAVDVLDRGLKHVPDNAALHYSKSLTLVRLEDKNAAANEIEVAAKLAQDNSYYWYLNGVLQEELDIDKSTKSFEKAYLISGSPEQLYAVCDIYVRYGNEKTDECLVELSKVAPSYVIDQLKEKRVAPSS; from the coding sequence ATGATCAAGAAGAGTTTAGCGACAGCGGTTGCTTTGTTTATTTCAACGTCCGCATTGATTTCAACGTCAGCGATGGCAGCTAATAGCGTTCAACAAACCGTTGATGCTCCGGCACAAAATATCAATCAAGTGCTTGAAATGACGGACACTCAAACCCGCATTCAACAGTTGTCTTACATGGCGCAAGATCAGAATCAGTCTATTGAAAACCGTACTGGAGCGCTGCAAGAGTTAGCTTCATACCCAAGCCAGAATGCGCTGGTGGCGGTTGCTAGAAGTTTGAAAGATCAAGACCCTGAAGTTCGTGAAGCGTCTGTGATTGGCTCTGAACCTTATCAATTAGAGCACCGTTGGGCATTGGTATCTCCCTTGCTTAAAGACAGCGATACCATGGTTCGCCACACGGCAACATCAAATCTAATTCGTGACTTTAATGCCTTAGATGATCAACAAAAAGCGCAAATCGAACCACCAGTAAAAGAGTTGATCAGTTTCTTAGAAACGCAAGAATCTGAAAAATATCAATTGCTGTTTGCTGATGTACTTCGCTGGCACAACGAATGGGATAAGGCGGAAACGGTTTATCTAGACCTGAGCAAAATGCATAAAAAAGAGCCACAAGTTTGGTTAAGTTACGCTGATAATTTCCGAGCGCAGAAAAAAGACCAACAAGCGGTCGATGTATTGGATCGCGGTTTGAAACATGTGCCTGACAACGCAGCTCTACATTACTCTAAATCTTTAACTTTGGTTCGCCTTGAAGACAAGAACGCTGCGGCCAATGAGATTGAAGTGGCCGCTAAGTTAGCGCAAGATAACAGCTATTACTGGTACCTCAATGGGGTATTACAAGAAGAGTTGGATATCGACAAGTCGACCAAGTCGTTTGAAAAAGCGTACCTAATATCGGGTTCCCCAGAGCAGTTGTACGCAGTATGTGACATTTACGTACGCTACGGTAATGAGAAAACGGATGAATGCTTAGTTGAGCTTTCGAAAGTGGCTCCGAGTTACGTGATTGATCAGCTGAAAGAGAAGCGAGTAGCGCCAAGCTCGTAA